One Prunus dulcis chromosome 8, ALMONDv2, whole genome shotgun sequence DNA window includes the following coding sequences:
- the LOC117636505 gene encoding phosphatidylinositol/phosphatidylcholine transfer protein SFH9 has product MPVIVGEVVAFQEDEKSRTFDFETSEDERRWSRGRSLKKKTTNASLRLTNSLRKRRKRVANCRYTLISIEDVRDAEEEEAVITFREALVARDMLPAQYDDYHTMLRFLKARKFDIDKAVHMWAEMLNWRQEFGVESIVKDFVYSEYEEVQRFYPHGYHGVDKEGRPVYIERVGKLELSKLMNVTTVDRFLKYHVQGFEKAFAEKFPACSIAAKRHIDSTTTILDVQGLNWVSFGKVAHDIVMRMQKIDGDNYPETLHQMFVVNAGNGFKLLWNTAKGFLDPRTTGKIHVLGNKFRSKLLEVIDSSQLPDFLGGTCSCPNEGGCLRSGKGPWNDPEIVKLIHIGETMDLRKINGSSDGNDLGVKLIASKSKVTENEIISAPESGSEMMTSVSGFLQMPTSHSDKRRASDSASICSPVELGSAAGRTEVVNSSSTSNSLVNFTPGRPLKSFIPRGASLIIQFTLKILACIFLVFRRLWRIFAARHEENRLKSSCEPLLLANSSSQEQHISQGIEVDPLWQRLQQLEGLVTELINKPTKIPPEKEDILHESLSRIKSIEYDLQKTKKALLATASKQVELAESLESLKEDNSTGSNSCWPRSCSYNHNPGR; this is encoded by the exons ATGCCAG TAATTGTAGGAGAAGTAGTTGCGTTtcaagaagatgaaaaatctagaacttttgattttgaaaccTCCGAGGACGAGAGGCGGTGGTCTCGCGGCAGATCTCTGAAGAAAAAGACCACGAACGCTTCCTTGAGATTAACAAATAGTCTTAGAAAGCGCCGAAAACGTGTAGCCAATTGCCGGTACACGTTGATTTCAATCGAAGATGTTCGGGATGCTGAGGAGGAAGAAGCTGTAATTACGTTTCGTGAGGCATTGGTTGCTAGAGATATGCTCCCGGCTCAGTACGATGATTATCATACAATGCTGAG ATTTTTAAAGGCAAGGAAGTTTGACATTGATAAAGCTGTCCACATGTGGGCAGAAATGCTCAACTGGAGGCAAGAGTTTGGAGTAGAATCTATTGTGAAG GATTTCGTATACAGTGAGTATGAAGAGGTTCAGCGTTTTTACCCTCATGGTTATCATGGTGTAGACAAGGAGGGACGGCCTGTTTATATTGAAAGAGTTGGCAAACTTGAACTTAGCAAGCTTATGAATGTCACCACAGTGGACCGGTTTCTAAAATATCATGTCCAAGGTTTTGAGAAAGCCTTTGCTGAGAAGTTTCCTGCATGTTCTATTGCAGCCAAAAGGCATATAGATTCTACAACTACTATACTAGACGTCCAGGGGCTG AATTGGGTGAGCTTTGGTAAGGTTGCACATGACATTGTTATGCGCATGCAGAAAATTGATGGTGATAACTATCCTGAG ACATTACATCAGATGTTTGTGGTAAATGCTGGTAATGGGTTCAAGCTACTTTGGAACACAGCAAAAGGCTTTCTTGACCCAAGGACTACTGGAAAGATACAT GTATTAGGCAACAAATTCAGAAGCAAGTTGTTGGAAGTTATAGACTCAAG TCAACTTCCAGATTTCCTTGGGGGAACTTGCTCATGTCCAAATGAAGGCGGGTGCCTTAGGTCTGGCAAGGGGCCCTGGAATGATCCAGAGATAGTAAAA CTGATACACATTGGAGAAACAATGGACTTGAGGAAAATCAATGGTTCTTCTGATGGCAATGATTTAGGAGTCAAACTGATTGCCTCTAAGTCTAAG GTTacagaaaatgaaataatatctGCGCCTGAGTCAGGATCAGAAATGATGACAAGTGTTTCTGGCTTCTTGCAAATGCCGACCTCTCATTCTGACAAG AGGAGGGCAAGTGACTCTGCATCTATCTGCAGCCCAGTTGAACTTGGCAGTGCTGCTGGAAGAACGGAAGTTGTTAATTCAAGTTCAACAA GTAATTCACTTGTGAATTTCACTCCGGGAAGGCCGCTGAAGTCATTCATTCCACGTGGAGCGAGTTTAATTATTCAATTCACACTAAAAATATTAGCATGTATATTTCTTGTATTCCGAAGGTTGTGGAGAATATTTGCCGCACGTCATGAAGAGAACCGCTTAAAAAGTTCATGCGAACCACTGCTGCTTGCAAATTCAAGTTCTCAGGAACAGCACATTTCACAGGGAATAGAAGTAGACCCTCTCTGGCAGAGGCTGCAGCAATTAGAAGGGTTGGTTACCGAGTTGATTAACAAACCTACAAAAATTCCTCCAGAGAAAGAAGACATTCTTCATGAATCTTTGAGTCGTATTAAA